A single genomic interval of Malania oleifera isolate guangnan ecotype guangnan chromosome 11, ASM2987363v1, whole genome shotgun sequence harbors:
- the LOC131167741 gene encoding long chain base biosynthesis protein 2a-like isoform X1, with translation MIAIPYLTALTTYFSYGLLFVFGQFRDFFRKIIDWWRSSNLQGYAPICLGLEDFYIRRLYLRIQDCFGRPIASAPDAWFDVVERYSKDNNKTLKRTTKISRCLNLGSYNYLGFAASDEYCTPRAIESLKKFSPSTCSSRAEGGTTVLHNELEESVAKFIRKPAAIVFGMGYVTNSAILPVLIGKGGLIISDSLNHNSIVNGARGSGATVRVFRNNTPSHLEEVLREQISEGQPRTHRPWKKIIVIVEGIYSMEGELCKLPEIVTICKKYKAYTYLDEAHSIGAVGKTGRGVCELLSVDPADVDIMMGTFTKSFGSCGGYIAGSKELIQYLKYTSPAHLYATSISPPAAQQIISAIKVILGQDGSSRGAQKLAQIRENSNFFRSELQKMGFEVLGDNDSPVMPIMLYNPAKIPAFSRECLKKNVGVVIVGFPATPLLLARARICISASHTKEDLIKALEVISEVGDLVGIKYFPDEPNKQDEEKMKKIN, from the exons ATGATTGCAATCCCGTATTTGACTGCTCTAACAACCTACTTCAGTTATGGCTTGCTCTTCGTCTTCGGCCAGTTCAGAGACTTCTTCCGGAAAATCATCGACTGGTGGCGTTCTAGCAATCTCCAG GGTTACGCCCCAATCTGTTTAGGACTAGAGGATTTCTATATACGCCGTTTGTATCTTCGAATTCAG GACTGTTTTGGGCGACCAATAGCAAGTGCTCCTGATGCTTGGTTTGACGTGGTTGAGCGTTACTCCAAAGACAATAACAAGACTCTTAA GCGGACCACAAAGATAAGTAGATGTCTTAACTTGGGATCATACAACTACCTTGGTTTTGCTGCATCAGATGAATATTGTACACCTCGTGCAATTGAATCATTGAAGAAATTTTCTCCGAGTACCTGTAGCAGTCGTGCAGAAGGTG GTACAACAGTATTGCATAATGAATTGGAAGAGAGTGTTGCAAAATTTATCAGAAAACCTGCTGCCATAGTTTTTGGCATGGGATATGTGACAAACTCTGCCATCCTTCCAGTCCTGATTGGAAAG GGAGGTTTGATTATTAGTGATTCTTTGAATCACAACTCAATTGTCAATGGTGCTCGTGGATCTGGAGCTACTGTTCGTGTTTTCCGCAATAATA CTCCCTCTCATCTGGAAGAAGTTTTAAGAGAACAAATTTCTGAGGGACAACCTAGGACGCACAGACCTTGGAAGAAGATAATTGTTATTGTAGAGGGGATATACAGTATGGAAGGAGAGCTTTGTAAACTTCCTGAGATTGTCACAATTTGCAAAAAATATAAG GCATATACTTATTTGGATGAAGCCCATAGCATTGGAGCAGTTGGGAAAACAGGAAGAGGTGTCTGTGAGCTATTAAGTGTGGATCCTGCTGATGTGGATATTATGATGGGAACTTTTACTAAATCATTTGGTTCATGTGGTGGCTATATTGCTGGATCCAAG GAACTTATTCAATATTTGAAATATACTTCTCCTGCTCATCTTTATGCAACTTCTATTTCACCACCAGCTGCACAACAAATCATCTCCGCCATAAAGGTTATTCTTGGACAGGATGGTTCCAGTAGAG GGGCCCAGAAACTTGCACAAATACGTGAGAACAGCAACTTTTTCAGGTCAGAACTGCAGAAGATGGGCTTTGAGGTTCTTGGGGATAATGACTCTCCAGTAATGCCAATAATGCTTTACAATCCTGCAAAAATTCCTGCCTTTTCACGAGAGTGTCTCAAGAAAAAT GTGGGTGTTGTAATAGTTGGTTTTCCAGCAACCCCTCTACTGTTGGCAAGGGCACGCATCTGCATATCTGCTTCTCATACCAAAGAAGATCTAATTAAAGCCCTGGAG
- the LOC131167741 gene encoding long chain base biosynthesis protein 2a-like isoform X2, with the protein MIAIPYLTALTTYFSYGLLFVFGQFRDFFRKIIDWWRSSNLQGYAPICLGLEDFYIRRLYLRIQDCFGRPIASAPDAWFDVVERYSKDNNKTLKRTTKISRCLNLGSYNYLGFAASDEYCTPRAIESLKKFSPSTCSSRAEGTTVLHNELEESVAKFIRKPAAIVFGMGYVTNSAILPVLIGKGGLIISDSLNHNSIVNGARGSGATVRVFRNNTPSHLEEVLREQISEGQPRTHRPWKKIIVIVEGIYSMEGELCKLPEIVTICKKYKAYTYLDEAHSIGAVGKTGRGVCELLSVDPADVDIMMGTFTKSFGSCGGYIAGSKELIQYLKYTSPAHLYATSISPPAAQQIISAIKVILGQDGSSRGAQKLAQIRENSNFFRSELQKMGFEVLGDNDSPVMPIMLYNPAKIPAFSRECLKKNVGVVIVGFPATPLLLARARICISASHTKEDLIKALEVISEVGDLVGIKYFPDEPNKQDEEKMKKIN; encoded by the exons ATGATTGCAATCCCGTATTTGACTGCTCTAACAACCTACTTCAGTTATGGCTTGCTCTTCGTCTTCGGCCAGTTCAGAGACTTCTTCCGGAAAATCATCGACTGGTGGCGTTCTAGCAATCTCCAG GGTTACGCCCCAATCTGTTTAGGACTAGAGGATTTCTATATACGCCGTTTGTATCTTCGAATTCAG GACTGTTTTGGGCGACCAATAGCAAGTGCTCCTGATGCTTGGTTTGACGTGGTTGAGCGTTACTCCAAAGACAATAACAAGACTCTTAA GCGGACCACAAAGATAAGTAGATGTCTTAACTTGGGATCATACAACTACCTTGGTTTTGCTGCATCAGATGAATATTGTACACCTCGTGCAATTGAATCATTGAAGAAATTTTCTCCGAGTACCTGTAGCAGTCGTGCAGAAG GTACAACAGTATTGCATAATGAATTGGAAGAGAGTGTTGCAAAATTTATCAGAAAACCTGCTGCCATAGTTTTTGGCATGGGATATGTGACAAACTCTGCCATCCTTCCAGTCCTGATTGGAAAG GGAGGTTTGATTATTAGTGATTCTTTGAATCACAACTCAATTGTCAATGGTGCTCGTGGATCTGGAGCTACTGTTCGTGTTTTCCGCAATAATA CTCCCTCTCATCTGGAAGAAGTTTTAAGAGAACAAATTTCTGAGGGACAACCTAGGACGCACAGACCTTGGAAGAAGATAATTGTTATTGTAGAGGGGATATACAGTATGGAAGGAGAGCTTTGTAAACTTCCTGAGATTGTCACAATTTGCAAAAAATATAAG GCATATACTTATTTGGATGAAGCCCATAGCATTGGAGCAGTTGGGAAAACAGGAAGAGGTGTCTGTGAGCTATTAAGTGTGGATCCTGCTGATGTGGATATTATGATGGGAACTTTTACTAAATCATTTGGTTCATGTGGTGGCTATATTGCTGGATCCAAG GAACTTATTCAATATTTGAAATATACTTCTCCTGCTCATCTTTATGCAACTTCTATTTCACCACCAGCTGCACAACAAATCATCTCCGCCATAAAGGTTATTCTTGGACAGGATGGTTCCAGTAGAG GGGCCCAGAAACTTGCACAAATACGTGAGAACAGCAACTTTTTCAGGTCAGAACTGCAGAAGATGGGCTTTGAGGTTCTTGGGGATAATGACTCTCCAGTAATGCCAATAATGCTTTACAATCCTGCAAAAATTCCTGCCTTTTCACGAGAGTGTCTCAAGAAAAAT GTGGGTGTTGTAATAGTTGGTTTTCCAGCAACCCCTCTACTGTTGGCAAGGGCACGCATCTGCATATCTGCTTCTCATACCAAAGAAGATCTAATTAAAGCCCTGGAG